A region of the Pseudomonas sp. A34-9 genome:
GATCGAGCGCTTCCGGTGCCGTTGCATCGACAACCAACAACACTCGATCGGCTTCACCGATGGCCTTCAATGCGCGTTCGACACCGATCTTTTCCACATGATCATCGGTATCCCGCAGACCTGCAGTATCAACAACGTGCAGCGGCATGCCGTCGATGTGGATATGTTCACGCAGAATGTCGCGGGTGGTGCCGGCAATCTCGGTCACGATTGCCGCTTCGCGACCGGCCAACGCATTCAGCAGGCTGGATTTACCAGCGTTCGGACGACCGGCAATTACCACGGTCATGCCATCGCGCAATAACGCGCCCTGCCCGGCTTCACGCAGTACTGTGGATAACTCGTCGCGCACTTTGTCGAGCATGCTCAGCACGTGGCCATCGGCGAGAAAGTCGATTTCTTCTTCCGGGAAGTCGATGGCGGCTTCCACGTAGATGCGCAGACCGATCAGTTGTTCAGTCAAGTTATGCACACGCTGGGAAAACGCGCCTTGCAGAGAACGCAGGGCATTACGCGCCGCCTGTGCAGAACTGGCTTCGATCAAATCGGCAATCGCCTCAGCCTGGGCCAGGTCAAGTTTGTCATTGAGGAAGGCGCGCTCGCTGAATTCCCCCGGACGCGCCAGACGGCAGCCCAGTTCCAGGCAGCGTTTGAGCAACATATCCAGAACGATCGGACCACCGTGGCCCTGCAATTCGAGCACGTCTTCGCCGGTGAACGAGTTTGGCCCCGGGAAATACAGCGCCAGACCTTCATCGAGGACTTGCTGGTCATCGCTGAAAAACGCGCCGTAATGGGCGTAACGCGGTTTCAGTTCGCGGCCGCTGATGGCTTGCGCTGCAACACTGGCCAACGGCCCGGAAATACGGACGATGCCCACACCACCACGACCTTGAGCGGTGGCGACAGCGGCGATGGTTTCACGAGGTACGCTCATTAACCGGAATCCAGACAAAAATGACAGATAGCAAAACGCCCCACTAGGGGGCGTTTTGAGTGGTTATCCACAGTGTAAATCAAGCGGCTGCTTTGGTAGCCCGTTCGATTTTACGCGTGATGTACCACTGTTGGGTGATGGACAGGCAGTTGTTCACAACCCAGTACAGCACCAGACCAGCCGGGAACCACAGGAAGAAGAAGGTGAAGATGATTGGCATCATTTTCATGACCTTCGCCTGCATCGGATCCGGTGGCGTCGGGTTCAACTGCTGCTGGATAAACATGGTTGCGCCCATGATGATCGGCAGAATGAAGAACGGATCCTTGATCGACAGGTCAGTGATCCACAGCATGAACGGCGCCTGGCGCATTTCCACGCTTTCCAGCAGAACCCAGTACAGCGAAAGGAAAACCGGCATCTGCACGAGGATCGGCAAGCAGCCGCCCAGCGGATTGATCTTCTCTTTCTTGTACAGCTCCATCATGGCTTGCGACATTTTCTGCCGGTCATCGCCATGTTGCTCTTTCAGAGCAGCCAGTTTCGGCGCAACGGCACGCATGCGCGCCATCGATTTGTAGCTGGCAGCCGAAAGTGGGAAGAACAGACCCTTGATCAGCATGGTCAGGAAGATGATCGACCAGCCCCAATTACCGACAATGGCGTGGATGTGTTGCAGCAGCCAGAAGATTGGCTGGGCAATGAACCACAGAATGCCGTAGTCGACGGTCAGTTCCAGACCTGGGGACAACTCTTTCAGCACAGCCTGGCTTTTCGGACCGGCGTACAACACAGCGCTGGTTTCAACCTTGGCACCCGGTGCAGCGGTCAGTGTCGGACCGGTGTAACCGATGATGTAGTTGCCTTTGCTGTCCTTACGGGTCTGGACGATGTTGTTTTCGCCCTTCGCCGGAATCCACGCAGTCACGAAGTAGTGTTGCAGCCAGGCTACCCAACCACCGGTGACAGTTTCTTTCAGCTGAGCCTTGTCCATGTCCTTCATGGACACTTTCTTGTACGGCTCCGAACTTGTCCACAGGGCGGCGCCCAGGTAAGTCGCGGTGCCGGTCGCCGTTGTCGACGAAGGATCAGCGCTGTTATCACGCTTCAGCTGAGCAAACATTGCGCCGTTCCAGGGCTGAGCGCTCTGGTTATCCACAATGTAGGAAACGGCTACGTCATACAGGCCACGTTTCAGGGTGAAACGCTTGATGTAATTGACGCCGTCCTTGCTGAACTTCAGGTCTACGACCAGTTGGTCCTGACCGTCAGCCAGTTGATAAGTCTTCTTCTCCGAGGAGTAGACCGGACGACCGGCAGGATTTGCATCCGGGCCGTTGGTGCCGATCAGACCGCTTTGGGCCAGATAAACACGTTCGCCGCCGTTATCGAACAGCTGGAACGGCACATCAGGACGATCCTGACGACGCGGATACAGAGGCAAGGTCAGTTGAGCAACATCACCACCCTGTGGATCGATCGCAAGATCGAGCACGTCGGTTTTGATCTGGATCAGATCCTTGCTGGCGGCTACCGGCGTTTCGGCAGGTGCGCTGGTATCGCTAGCGGCGCGCGGAATATCGTCACTGGCGGCAGCATTATTGCCAGTGGCGGTGTCCGGCAAACCGGATGTAGTCGTACTGGAAGCAACATTCTGAGTCGGCAGGGCAGCCTGACCATAGTCCTGGTTCCATTTAAGGACCATAACGTAGGCCACGATTGCCAGGGCGACGATCAGGATCGTGCGTTTGATATCCATGATTACTCGGCCATCGAAGAAGAACGGGAGGTAGGGATAGGTGGAACCGGGTCATAACCACCGGGATTCCACGGATGACAGCGACCTAAACGACGAAAGGCCAGCCAGCCACCGCGCAGAAGGCCATGATTTTCGATGGCTTCTAACGCGTAGCAGGAACAACTGGGGTAGAAACGACAGTGGTTGGCCATTAAAGGACTAATGGCATAGCGATAAAACTGGATCGGAACGAGGGCCAGTTTACGCATCTGGACTGTCTACCCCTACAGTTTCGGTTTTGACTTCTGGAACTGGCTTGCTGCGTGCCAGACGCTTCCAGAGCTTGCCGAAATGCTGAATCAATTCGGGGTTTTCTACATCGCCCAGACCTTTGCGCGCGACGATAACGATGTCCCAGCCGACCAGTGAATCCTGGTGCAGACGGAACGATTCGCGCATCAAACGTTTGAGGCGATTGCGCTCAACGGAGAGCTTTACGCTCTTTTTCCCGATAACCAGCCCGAGACGGGGGTGATCAAGATCGTTGTTGCGTGCAAGGAGCAGGAGATTTTTCCCCGGAACCTTGCCGGTAGGGGAGTCAAAGACTGCCTTGAAATGCCGGGGGGTAAGCAGACGCTTTTCCCGACTGAAGTCCTGACTCACCTCCAGTACCGGATTATCAAACTGCCAGACGCGCACGACCTTTGGCGCGACGACGCGACAGGACTGCGCGGCCGTTCTTGGTAGCCATGCGAGCACGGAAACCGTGGGTACGAGCGCGTTTGATAGTGCTTGGTTGGAAAGTACGTTTCATGTCGTGTTACCTGGTTCGTCCACAACGGGCCGGAATGGCCCCCGTTTTAAGAG
Encoded here:
- the yidC gene encoding membrane protein insertase YidC codes for the protein MDIKRTILIVALAIVAYVMVLKWNQDYGQAALPTQNVASSTTTSGLPDTATGNNAAASDDIPRAASDTSAPAETPVAASKDLIQIKTDVLDLAIDPQGGDVAQLTLPLYPRRQDRPDVPFQLFDNGGERVYLAQSGLIGTNGPDANPAGRPVYSSEKKTYQLADGQDQLVVDLKFSKDGVNYIKRFTLKRGLYDVAVSYIVDNQSAQPWNGAMFAQLKRDNSADPSSTTATGTATYLGAALWTSSEPYKKVSMKDMDKAQLKETVTGGWVAWLQHYFVTAWIPAKGENNIVQTRKDSKGNYIIGYTGPTLTAAPGAKVETSAVLYAGPKSQAVLKELSPGLELTVDYGILWFIAQPIFWLLQHIHAIVGNWGWSIIFLTMLIKGLFFPLSAASYKSMARMRAVAPKLAALKEQHGDDRQKMSQAMMELYKKEKINPLGGCLPILVQMPVFLSLYWVLLESVEMRQAPFMLWITDLSIKDPFFILPIIMGATMFIQQQLNPTPPDPMQAKVMKMMPIIFTFFFLWFPAGLVLYWVVNNCLSITQQWYITRKIERATKAAA
- the rnpA gene encoding ribonuclease P protein component, encoding MSQDFSREKRLLTPRHFKAVFDSPTGKVPGKNLLLLARNNDLDHPRLGLVIGKKSVKLSVERNRLKRLMRESFRLHQDSLVGWDIVIVARKGLGDVENPELIQHFGKLWKRLARSKPVPEVKTETVGVDSPDA
- the mnmE gene encoding tRNA uridine-5-carboxymethylaminomethyl(34) synthesis GTPase MnmE, with the protein product MSVPRETIAAVATAQGRGGVGIVRISGPLASVAAQAISGRELKPRYAHYGAFFSDDQQVLDEGLALYFPGPNSFTGEDVLELQGHGGPIVLDMLLKRCLELGCRLARPGEFSERAFLNDKLDLAQAEAIADLIEASSAQAARNALRSLQGAFSQRVHNLTEQLIGLRIYVEAAIDFPEEEIDFLADGHVLSMLDKVRDELSTVLREAGQGALLRDGMTVVIAGRPNAGKSSLLNALAGREAAIVTEIAGTTRDILREHIHIDGMPLHVVDTAGLRDTDDHVEKIGVERALKAIGEADRVLLVVDATAPEALDPFALWPEFLETRPDPAKVTLIRNKADLTGEAIALETSEDGHVTISLSAKSAGDGLDLLRDHLKACMGYEQTSESSFSARRRHLEALRQASAALEHGRAQLTLAGAGELLAEDLRQAQQSLGEITGAFSSDDLLGRIFSSFCIGK
- the rpmH gene encoding 50S ribosomal protein L34; amino-acid sequence: MKRTFQPSTIKRARTHGFRARMATKNGRAVLSRRRAKGRARLAV
- the yidD gene encoding membrane protein insertion efficiency factor YidD — translated: MRKLALVPIQFYRYAISPLMANHCRFYPSCSCYALEAIENHGLLRGGWLAFRRLGRCHPWNPGGYDPVPPIPTSRSSSMAE